One genomic segment of Diceros bicornis minor isolate mBicDic1 chromosome 13, mDicBic1.mat.cur, whole genome shotgun sequence includes these proteins:
- the CPLANE2 gene encoding ciliogenesis and planar polarity effector 2 isoform X2 gives MARPPATGSVIVPDWHESTEGKEYLACILRKNRRRVFEPGTWKQPKPCREPLSPEKLLTEPSAHARPSAGHLTQWTPIQPSQQHVLQTCPRSSLLERPVLPPPVAIDTASYKIFVSGKSGVGKTALVAKLAGLEVPVVHHETTGIQTTVVFWPAKLQASDRVVMFRFEFWDCGESALKKFDHMLPACKEKTDAFLFLFSFTDRASFEDLPGQLARVTGEAPGVVRMVIGSKFDQYMHTDVPERDLTAFRQAWELPLLRVKSVPGRRLADGRTLDGRAGLADIAHVLNGLAEQLWHQDQVAAGLLPNPPENTAG, from the exons ATGGCCAGACCACCAGCCACGGGCTCGGTGATTGTCCCAGACTGGCACGAGAGCACCGAGGGCAAGGAGTACCTGGCCTGCATCCTGCGCAAGAACCGCCGGCGGGTGTTTG AGCCAGGAACATGGAAACAGCCAAAACCCTGCCGGGAACCACTGTCACCAGAGAAGCTGTTGACTGAGCCCTCAGCCCACGCCAGGCCCTCTGCTGGGCACTTGACACAATGGACTCCCATTCAACCTTCTCAACAGCACGTTTTACAGACTTGTCCAAGATCTA GCCTGCTCGAGCGACCAGTGCTGCCCCCGCCCGTGGCCATAGACACGGCCAGCTACAAGATCTTCGTGTCTGGAAAGAGTGGCGTGGGCAAGACGGCGCTGGTGGCCAAGCTGGCTGGCCTGGAGGTGCCCGTGGTACACCATGAGACCACCG GCATCCAGACCACCGTGGTATTTTGGCCAGCCAAGCTGCAGGCCAGTGACCGTGTCGTCATGTTCCGCTTTGAGTTCTGGGACTGCGGGGAGTCTGCGCTCAAAAAGTTTGATCACATGCTGCCG GCTTGCAAGGAGAAAACAGAcgctttcctcttcctcttctccttcaccGACCGTGCCTCCTTTGAAGACCTCCCCGGACAGCTGGCCCGAGTAACAGGCGAGGCCCCTGGTGTTGTCAGGATGGTCATTGGCTCCAA ATTTGACCAGTACATGCACACGGACGTGCCTGAGCGTGACCTCACAGCCTTCCGGCAGGCCTGGGAACTGCCCCTCCTGCGGGTGAAGAGTGTGCCAGGGCGGCGGCTGGCAGATGGACGCACACTGGATGGGCGGGCTGGGCTGGCTGACATTGCCCACGTGCTCAACGGCCTGGCGGAGCAGCTGTGGCACCAGGACCAGGTGGCAGCTGGCCTGCTCCCCAACCCCCCAGAGAACACCGCTGGCTGA
- the CPLANE2 gene encoding ciliogenesis and planar polarity effector 2 isoform X3: MARPPATGSVIVPDWHESTEGKEYLACILRKNRRRVFGLLERPVLPPPVAIDTASYKIFVSGKSGVGKTALVAKLAGLEVPVVHHETTGIQTTVVFWPAKLQASDRVVMFRFEFWDCGESALKKFDHMLPPFHPQACKEKTDAFLFLFSFTDRASFEDLPGQLARVTGEAPGVVRMVIGSKFDQYMHTDVPERDLTAFRQAWELPLLRVKSVPGRRLADGRTLDGRAGLADIAHVLNGLAEQLWHQDQVAAGLLPNPPENTAG; encoded by the exons ATGGCCAGACCACCAGCCACGGGCTCGGTGATTGTCCCAGACTGGCACGAGAGCACCGAGGGCAAGGAGTACCTGGCCTGCATCCTGCGCAAGAACCGCCGGCGGGTGTTTG GCCTGCTCGAGCGACCAGTGCTGCCCCCGCCCGTGGCCATAGACACGGCCAGCTACAAGATCTTCGTGTCTGGAAAGAGTGGCGTGGGCAAGACGGCGCTGGTGGCCAAGCTGGCTGGCCTGGAGGTGCCCGTGGTACACCATGAGACCACCG GCATCCAGACCACCGTGGTATTTTGGCCAGCCAAGCTGCAGGCCAGTGACCGTGTCGTCATGTTCCGCTTTGAGTTCTGGGACTGCGGGGAGTCTGCGCTCAAAAAGTTTGATCACATGCTGCCG CCTTTCCATCCCCAGGCTTGCAAGGAGAAAACAGAcgctttcctcttcctcttctccttcaccGACCGTGCCTCCTTTGAAGACCTCCCCGGACAGCTGGCCCGAGTAACAGGCGAGGCCCCTGGTGTTGTCAGGATGGTCATTGGCTCCAA ATTTGACCAGTACATGCACACGGACGTGCCTGAGCGTGACCTCACAGCCTTCCGGCAGGCCTGGGAACTGCCCCTCCTGCGGGTGAAGAGTGTGCCAGGGCGGCGGCTGGCAGATGGACGCACACTGGATGGGCGGGCTGGGCTGGCTGACATTGCCCACGTGCTCAACGGCCTGGCGGAGCAGCTGTGGCACCAGGACCAGGTGGCAGCTGGCCTGCTCCCCAACCCCCCAGAGAACACCGCTGGCTGA
- the CPLANE2 gene encoding ciliogenesis and planar polarity effector 2 isoform X1 — translation MARPPATGSVIVPDWHESTEGKEYLACILRKNRRRVFEPGTWKQPKPCREPLSPEKLLTEPSAHARPSAGHLTQWTPIQPSQQHVLQTCPRSSLLERPVLPPPVAIDTASYKIFVSGKSGVGKTALVAKLAGLEVPVVHHETTGIQTTVVFWPAKLQASDRVVMFRFEFWDCGESALKKFDHMLPPFHPQACKEKTDAFLFLFSFTDRASFEDLPGQLARVTGEAPGVVRMVIGSKFDQYMHTDVPERDLTAFRQAWELPLLRVKSVPGRRLADGRTLDGRAGLADIAHVLNGLAEQLWHQDQVAAGLLPNPPENTAG, via the exons ATGGCCAGACCACCAGCCACGGGCTCGGTGATTGTCCCAGACTGGCACGAGAGCACCGAGGGCAAGGAGTACCTGGCCTGCATCCTGCGCAAGAACCGCCGGCGGGTGTTTG AGCCAGGAACATGGAAACAGCCAAAACCCTGCCGGGAACCACTGTCACCAGAGAAGCTGTTGACTGAGCCCTCAGCCCACGCCAGGCCCTCTGCTGGGCACTTGACACAATGGACTCCCATTCAACCTTCTCAACAGCACGTTTTACAGACTTGTCCAAGATCTA GCCTGCTCGAGCGACCAGTGCTGCCCCCGCCCGTGGCCATAGACACGGCCAGCTACAAGATCTTCGTGTCTGGAAAGAGTGGCGTGGGCAAGACGGCGCTGGTGGCCAAGCTGGCTGGCCTGGAGGTGCCCGTGGTACACCATGAGACCACCG GCATCCAGACCACCGTGGTATTTTGGCCAGCCAAGCTGCAGGCCAGTGACCGTGTCGTCATGTTCCGCTTTGAGTTCTGGGACTGCGGGGAGTCTGCGCTCAAAAAGTTTGATCACATGCTGCCG CCTTTCCATCCCCAGGCTTGCAAGGAGAAAACAGAcgctttcctcttcctcttctccttcaccGACCGTGCCTCCTTTGAAGACCTCCCCGGACAGCTGGCCCGAGTAACAGGCGAGGCCCCTGGTGTTGTCAGGATGGTCATTGGCTCCAA ATTTGACCAGTACATGCACACGGACGTGCCTGAGCGTGACCTCACAGCCTTCCGGCAGGCCTGGGAACTGCCCCTCCTGCGGGTGAAGAGTGTGCCAGGGCGGCGGCTGGCAGATGGACGCACACTGGATGGGCGGGCTGGGCTGGCTGACATTGCCCACGTGCTCAACGGCCTGGCGGAGCAGCTGTGGCACCAGGACCAGGTGGCAGCTGGCCTGCTCCCCAACCCCCCAGAGAACACCGCTGGCTGA
- the CPLANE2 gene encoding ciliogenesis and planar polarity effector 2 isoform X4, whose protein sequence is MARPPATGSVIVPDWHESTEGKEYLACILRKNRRRVFGLLERPVLPPPVAIDTASYKIFVSGKSGVGKTALVAKLAGLEVPVVHHETTGIQTTVVFWPAKLQASDRVVMFRFEFWDCGESALKKFDHMLPACKEKTDAFLFLFSFTDRASFEDLPGQLARVTGEAPGVVRMVIGSKFDQYMHTDVPERDLTAFRQAWELPLLRVKSVPGRRLADGRTLDGRAGLADIAHVLNGLAEQLWHQDQVAAGLLPNPPENTAG, encoded by the exons ATGGCCAGACCACCAGCCACGGGCTCGGTGATTGTCCCAGACTGGCACGAGAGCACCGAGGGCAAGGAGTACCTGGCCTGCATCCTGCGCAAGAACCGCCGGCGGGTGTTTG GCCTGCTCGAGCGACCAGTGCTGCCCCCGCCCGTGGCCATAGACACGGCCAGCTACAAGATCTTCGTGTCTGGAAAGAGTGGCGTGGGCAAGACGGCGCTGGTGGCCAAGCTGGCTGGCCTGGAGGTGCCCGTGGTACACCATGAGACCACCG GCATCCAGACCACCGTGGTATTTTGGCCAGCCAAGCTGCAGGCCAGTGACCGTGTCGTCATGTTCCGCTTTGAGTTCTGGGACTGCGGGGAGTCTGCGCTCAAAAAGTTTGATCACATGCTGCCG GCTTGCAAGGAGAAAACAGAcgctttcctcttcctcttctccttcaccGACCGTGCCTCCTTTGAAGACCTCCCCGGACAGCTGGCCCGAGTAACAGGCGAGGCCCCTGGTGTTGTCAGGATGGTCATTGGCTCCAA ATTTGACCAGTACATGCACACGGACGTGCCTGAGCGTGACCTCACAGCCTTCCGGCAGGCCTGGGAACTGCCCCTCCTGCGGGTGAAGAGTGTGCCAGGGCGGCGGCTGGCAGATGGACGCACACTGGATGGGCGGGCTGGGCTGGCTGACATTGCCCACGTGCTCAACGGCCTGGCGGAGCAGCTGTGGCACCAGGACCAGGTGGCAGCTGGCCTGCTCCCCAACCCCCCAGAGAACACCGCTGGCTGA